A part of Populus alba chromosome 8, ASM523922v2, whole genome shotgun sequence genomic DNA contains:
- the LOC118056683 gene encoding acylamino-acid-releasing enzyme isoform X1, which yields MGRAHLVKLNWLSCLPPSPSHLLSLTISPHSSTPALLRSSFSAPRSLSTKRSSAIQASMDASVSSSPKDLPVGLDAKTEEEYASLSSLLQEFTSIPNIDKAWTFKSNTGIGSQAMFSISQANLLANKRRKYALSANISKGSGNSVNFQWSPFPVEMTGVSTVVPSPSGSKLLVVRNPENESPTRFEIWNQGHVEKEFNIPQSVHGSVYCDGWFEGISWNSNETLLAYVAEEASTSKPTFNDSGYKKGGSADKDCGSWKGQGEWEEDWGETYAGKRQPALFLIDINSGQVQPVKGISKSLSVGQVVWAPSTQGLHQYLVFVGWSSNPRKLGIKYCYNRPCALYAVRAPVCASEANDLEIKESPNEDSPVLNLTQSRSSAFFPSFSPDGRFLVFLSGRSSVDSGAHSATDSLHRIDWPVNGHLSSLKIIDVIPIVQSAEDGCFPGLYCSNFIPNPWLSDGCTMIVSSAWGSIQVILSVNVLSGDVSRISPTDSNFSWNLLTLDGDSIIAVFSSPVDVPQIRYGYLVDKEIKNAAWDWSDVSSPIFGCSAKVNFLLSCRQFTILKIPVKDVSECRTKGASKPFEAIFVSNQSKKNDVCDPLIVVLHGGPHSVSLSGFAKSYAFLSSLGYSLLIVNYRGSLGFGEEALQSLPGKVGSQDVNDVITAINHVIDTGVASPSKIAVIGGSHGGFLTTHLIGQAPDKFVAAAARNPVCNLASMVGITDIPDWCYVESYGVEGKTKFTEAPSAEDLALFHSKSPISHISKVFAKIKGGGNRKPETYNFFPPSFSHIGRVKTPTIFVLGAQDLRVPFSNGLQYARALKERGVEVKILMFPNDVHAIERPQSDYEGFLNIAVWFNKYCK from the exons ATGGGAAGAGCACACCTGGTAAAGCTTAATTGGTTGTCGTGTCTCCCTCCTTCTCCTTCCCATCTTCTTTCTTTAACAATATCTCCTCACTCTTCCACTCCAGCTCTCCTTCGCTCCTCTTTTTCCGCTCCTCGTTCGCTCTCTAC TAAACGATCTTCTGCCATTCAAGCATCAATGGACGCCTCTGTATCTTCCTCGCCGAAGGATCTGCCAGTTGGGTTAGATGCTAAAACTGAGGAAGAGTATGCTTCCCTTTCCAGTTTACTTCAAGAATTCACTAGCATCCCTAACATTGACAAGGCATGGACTTTTAAGTCTAACACTG GAATTGGTTCCCAGGCAATGTTTTCGATTAGCCAAGCAAATCTTCTGGCTAATAAGAGGAGGAAGTATGCTCTATCTGCTAATATCTCGAAAGGGAGTGGCAATTCTGTTAACTTTCAATGGTCTCCATTTCCTGTTGAGATGACCGGTGTGTCTACAGTTGTTCCATCACCATCAGGTTCGAAGCTTCTTGTTGTTCGGAATCCGGAAAATGAATCTCCTACCCGTTTTGAGATTTGGAATCAAGGTCATGTGGAAAAGGAATTCAACATCCCCCAATCTGTACACGGTTCTGTGTATTGTGATGGATG GTTTGAGGGGATCTCATGGAACTCAAATGAAACTCTTCTTGCTTATGTTGCCGAGGAGGCCTCAACCTCCAAGCCTACATTTAATGATTCGGGTTATAAAAAAGGTGGTTCAGCAGATAAGGACTGTGGTAGCTGGAAAGGTCAGGGGGAATGGGAGGAGGACTGGGGAGAAACCTATGCAGGGAAAAGGCAGCCTGCACTTTTTTTGATTGACATTAACAG CGGACAAGTTCAGCCTGTCAAAGGAATTTCAAAGTCCTTGAGCGTTGGCCAAGTTGTCTGGGCTCCATCAACCCAAGGCTTGCATCAGTATTTGGTGTTTGTGGGTTGGTCATCAAATCCAAGAAAGCTTGGCATAAAATACTGCTACAACAGGCCATGTGCACTATATGCAGTTAGAGCACCAGTTTGTGCATCAGAAGCCAATGATTTAGAGATCAA AGAGAGTCCAAACGAAGACTCACCCGTTCTTAACCTAACTCAGAGCAGAAGTAGTGCCTTCTTTCCATCATTCAG CCCAGATGGAAGGTTCCTTGTGTTTCTATCTGGAAGAAGTTCTGTAGATTCGGGTGCACATTCTGCAACAGATTCACTTCACAGAATTGATTGGCCAGTGAATGGACACTTGtcctctttaaaaattattgatgtg ATTCCTATTGTGCAGAGCGCAGAGGATGGTTGCTTCCCCGGGCTTTACTGTTCTAATTTTATTCCTAATCCATGGCTTTCAGATGGATGCACTATGATTGTATCTTCAGCATGGGGCAGCATTCAAGTTATACTTTCTGTGAATGTGTTGAG TGGGGATGTATCACGTATTAGTCCCACAGACTCCAATTTTTCATGGAATCTTCTTACTCTAGATGGAGACAGCATTATTGCCG TGTTTAGCAGTCCAGTAGATGTACCTCAAATCAGGTATGGTTATCTTGTTGATAAGGAAATTAAAAATGCTGCATGGGATTGGTCAGATGTATCAAGCCCGATATTCGGATGCTCTGCGAAG GTTAATTTTTTGCTCTCTTGTCGTCAGTTCACTATATTGAAGATTCCAGTCAAGGATGTTTCTGAATGCCGGACAAAAG GTGCTAGCAAACCTTTCGAAGCTATTTTTGTGTCAAACCAGTCTAAGAAGAATGATGTTTGTGATCCGCTAATAGTTGTGCTTCATGGAGGCCCACATTCTGTCTCATTGTCAGGCTTTGCAAAGTCCTATGCATTTCTGTCTTCACTAGGTTACAGCTTGTTGATTGTAAATTACAG AGGTTCCCTAGGATTTGGCGAGGAAGCTTTGCAGTCTCTTCCAGGGAAAGTGGGTTCACAG GATGTCAATGATGTAATTACAGCAATAAATCATGTGATTGACACGGGTGTTGCTAGCCCCTCCAAAATAGCTGTGATTGGTGGTTCCCATGGTGGCTTTCTCACAACTCACTTAATTGGCCAG GCGCCAGATAAATTTGTGGCTGCAGCTGCGAGAAATCCCGTCTGTAACCTTGCATCAATGGTTGGCATAACAGACATCCCTGATTGGTGCTATGTTGAATCCTATGGAGTTGAGGGGAAAACTAAATTTACGGAAGCACCCTCAGCTGAGGACCTGGCTCTCTTTCACAGCAAATCTCCCATATCACACATCTCAAAG GTGTTTGCCAAAATCAAAGGTGGAGGAAACAGGAAACCTGAAACTTACAACTTTTTCCCTCCTTCTTTCAGTCATATTGGCCGG GTCAAAACACCGACCATTTTTGTTCTAGGTGCTCAGGATCTTCGTGTTCCATTTTCTAATGGGTTGCAA tATGCACGGGCATTGAAAGAGAGAGGCGTTGAGGTCAAAATCCTCATGTTTCCCAATGATGTCCATGCGATTGAAAG ACCCCAATCCGACTACGAAGGCTTCCTTAACATTGCAGTATGGTTCAACAAGTACTGTAAATAA
- the LOC118056683 gene encoding acylamino-acid-releasing enzyme isoform X2, protein MGRAHLVKLNWLSCLPPSPSHLLSLTISPHSSTPALLRSSFSAPRSLSTKRSSAIQASMDASVSSSPKDLPVGLDAKTEEEYASLSSLLQEFTSIPNIDKAWTFKSNTGIGSQAMFSISQANLLANKRRKYALSANISKGSGNSVNFQWSPFPVEMTGVSTVVPSPSGSKLLVVRNPENESPTRFEIWNQGHVEKEFNIPQSVHGSVYCDGWFEGISWNSNETLLAYVAEEASTSKPTFNDSGYKKGGSADKDCGSWKGQGEWEEDWGETYAGKRQPALFLIDINSGQVQPVKGISKSLSVGQVVWAPSTQGLHQYLVFVGWSSNPRKLGIKYCYNRPCALYAVRAPVCASEANDLEIKESPNEDSPVLNLTQSRSSAFFPSFSPDGRFLVFLSGRSSVDSGAHSATDSLHRIDWPVNGHLSSLKIIDVIPIVQSAEDGCFPGLYCSNFIPNPWLSDGCTMIVSSAWGSIQVILSVNVLSGDVSRISPTDSNFSWNLLTLDGDSIIAVFSSPVDVPQIRYGYLVDKEIKNAAWDWSDVSSPIFGCSAKVNFLLSCRQFTILKIPVKDVSECRTKGASKPFEAIFVSNQSKKNDVCDPLIVVLHGGPHSVSLSGFAKSYAFLSSLGYSLLIVNYRGSLGFGEEALQSLPGKVGSQDVNDVITAINHVIDTGVASPSKIAVIGGSHGGFLTTHLIGQAPDKFVAAAARNPVCNLASMVGITDIPDWCYVESYGVEGKTKFTEAPSAEDLALFHSKSPISHISKVKTPTIFVLGAQDLRVPFSNGLQYARALKERGVEVKILMFPNDVHAIERPQSDYEGFLNIAVWFNKYCK, encoded by the exons ATGGGAAGAGCACACCTGGTAAAGCTTAATTGGTTGTCGTGTCTCCCTCCTTCTCCTTCCCATCTTCTTTCTTTAACAATATCTCCTCACTCTTCCACTCCAGCTCTCCTTCGCTCCTCTTTTTCCGCTCCTCGTTCGCTCTCTAC TAAACGATCTTCTGCCATTCAAGCATCAATGGACGCCTCTGTATCTTCCTCGCCGAAGGATCTGCCAGTTGGGTTAGATGCTAAAACTGAGGAAGAGTATGCTTCCCTTTCCAGTTTACTTCAAGAATTCACTAGCATCCCTAACATTGACAAGGCATGGACTTTTAAGTCTAACACTG GAATTGGTTCCCAGGCAATGTTTTCGATTAGCCAAGCAAATCTTCTGGCTAATAAGAGGAGGAAGTATGCTCTATCTGCTAATATCTCGAAAGGGAGTGGCAATTCTGTTAACTTTCAATGGTCTCCATTTCCTGTTGAGATGACCGGTGTGTCTACAGTTGTTCCATCACCATCAGGTTCGAAGCTTCTTGTTGTTCGGAATCCGGAAAATGAATCTCCTACCCGTTTTGAGATTTGGAATCAAGGTCATGTGGAAAAGGAATTCAACATCCCCCAATCTGTACACGGTTCTGTGTATTGTGATGGATG GTTTGAGGGGATCTCATGGAACTCAAATGAAACTCTTCTTGCTTATGTTGCCGAGGAGGCCTCAACCTCCAAGCCTACATTTAATGATTCGGGTTATAAAAAAGGTGGTTCAGCAGATAAGGACTGTGGTAGCTGGAAAGGTCAGGGGGAATGGGAGGAGGACTGGGGAGAAACCTATGCAGGGAAAAGGCAGCCTGCACTTTTTTTGATTGACATTAACAG CGGACAAGTTCAGCCTGTCAAAGGAATTTCAAAGTCCTTGAGCGTTGGCCAAGTTGTCTGGGCTCCATCAACCCAAGGCTTGCATCAGTATTTGGTGTTTGTGGGTTGGTCATCAAATCCAAGAAAGCTTGGCATAAAATACTGCTACAACAGGCCATGTGCACTATATGCAGTTAGAGCACCAGTTTGTGCATCAGAAGCCAATGATTTAGAGATCAA AGAGAGTCCAAACGAAGACTCACCCGTTCTTAACCTAACTCAGAGCAGAAGTAGTGCCTTCTTTCCATCATTCAG CCCAGATGGAAGGTTCCTTGTGTTTCTATCTGGAAGAAGTTCTGTAGATTCGGGTGCACATTCTGCAACAGATTCACTTCACAGAATTGATTGGCCAGTGAATGGACACTTGtcctctttaaaaattattgatgtg ATTCCTATTGTGCAGAGCGCAGAGGATGGTTGCTTCCCCGGGCTTTACTGTTCTAATTTTATTCCTAATCCATGGCTTTCAGATGGATGCACTATGATTGTATCTTCAGCATGGGGCAGCATTCAAGTTATACTTTCTGTGAATGTGTTGAG TGGGGATGTATCACGTATTAGTCCCACAGACTCCAATTTTTCATGGAATCTTCTTACTCTAGATGGAGACAGCATTATTGCCG TGTTTAGCAGTCCAGTAGATGTACCTCAAATCAGGTATGGTTATCTTGTTGATAAGGAAATTAAAAATGCTGCATGGGATTGGTCAGATGTATCAAGCCCGATATTCGGATGCTCTGCGAAG GTTAATTTTTTGCTCTCTTGTCGTCAGTTCACTATATTGAAGATTCCAGTCAAGGATGTTTCTGAATGCCGGACAAAAG GTGCTAGCAAACCTTTCGAAGCTATTTTTGTGTCAAACCAGTCTAAGAAGAATGATGTTTGTGATCCGCTAATAGTTGTGCTTCATGGAGGCCCACATTCTGTCTCATTGTCAGGCTTTGCAAAGTCCTATGCATTTCTGTCTTCACTAGGTTACAGCTTGTTGATTGTAAATTACAG AGGTTCCCTAGGATTTGGCGAGGAAGCTTTGCAGTCTCTTCCAGGGAAAGTGGGTTCACAG GATGTCAATGATGTAATTACAGCAATAAATCATGTGATTGACACGGGTGTTGCTAGCCCCTCCAAAATAGCTGTGATTGGTGGTTCCCATGGTGGCTTTCTCACAACTCACTTAATTGGCCAG GCGCCAGATAAATTTGTGGCTGCAGCTGCGAGAAATCCCGTCTGTAACCTTGCATCAATGGTTGGCATAACAGACATCCCTGATTGGTGCTATGTTGAATCCTATGGAGTTGAGGGGAAAACTAAATTTACGGAAGCACCCTCAGCTGAGGACCTGGCTCTCTTTCACAGCAAATCTCCCATATCACACATCTCAAAG GTCAAAACACCGACCATTTTTGTTCTAGGTGCTCAGGATCTTCGTGTTCCATTTTCTAATGGGTTGCAA tATGCACGGGCATTGAAAGAGAGAGGCGTTGAGGTCAAAATCCTCATGTTTCCCAATGATGTCCATGCGATTGAAAG ACCCCAATCCGACTACGAAGGCTTCCTTAACATTGCAGTATGGTTCAACAAGTACTGTAAATAA
- the LOC118056683 gene encoding acylamino-acid-releasing enzyme isoform X3: MDASVSSSPKDLPVGLDAKTEEEYASLSSLLQEFTSIPNIDKAWTFKSNTGIGSQAMFSISQANLLANKRRKYALSANISKGSGNSVNFQWSPFPVEMTGVSTVVPSPSGSKLLVVRNPENESPTRFEIWNQGHVEKEFNIPQSVHGSVYCDGWFEGISWNSNETLLAYVAEEASTSKPTFNDSGYKKGGSADKDCGSWKGQGEWEEDWGETYAGKRQPALFLIDINSGQVQPVKGISKSLSVGQVVWAPSTQGLHQYLVFVGWSSNPRKLGIKYCYNRPCALYAVRAPVCASEANDLEIKESPNEDSPVLNLTQSRSSAFFPSFSPDGRFLVFLSGRSSVDSGAHSATDSLHRIDWPVNGHLSSLKIIDVIPIVQSAEDGCFPGLYCSNFIPNPWLSDGCTMIVSSAWGSIQVILSVNVLSGDVSRISPTDSNFSWNLLTLDGDSIIAVFSSPVDVPQIRYGYLVDKEIKNAAWDWSDVSSPIFGCSAKVNFLLSCRQFTILKIPVKDVSECRTKGASKPFEAIFVSNQSKKNDVCDPLIVVLHGGPHSVSLSGFAKSYAFLSSLGYSLLIVNYRGSLGFGEEALQSLPGKVGSQDVNDVITAINHVIDTGVASPSKIAVIGGSHGGFLTTHLIGQAPDKFVAAAARNPVCNLASMVGITDIPDWCYVESYGVEGKTKFTEAPSAEDLALFHSKSPISHISKVFAKIKGGGNRKPETYNFFPPSFSHIGRVKTPTIFVLGAQDLRVPFSNGLQYARALKERGVEVKILMFPNDVHAIERPQSDYEGFLNIAVWFNKYCK; the protein is encoded by the exons ATGGACGCCTCTGTATCTTCCTCGCCGAAGGATCTGCCAGTTGGGTTAGATGCTAAAACTGAGGAAGAGTATGCTTCCCTTTCCAGTTTACTTCAAGAATTCACTAGCATCCCTAACATTGACAAGGCATGGACTTTTAAGTCTAACACTG GAATTGGTTCCCAGGCAATGTTTTCGATTAGCCAAGCAAATCTTCTGGCTAATAAGAGGAGGAAGTATGCTCTATCTGCTAATATCTCGAAAGGGAGTGGCAATTCTGTTAACTTTCAATGGTCTCCATTTCCTGTTGAGATGACCGGTGTGTCTACAGTTGTTCCATCACCATCAGGTTCGAAGCTTCTTGTTGTTCGGAATCCGGAAAATGAATCTCCTACCCGTTTTGAGATTTGGAATCAAGGTCATGTGGAAAAGGAATTCAACATCCCCCAATCTGTACACGGTTCTGTGTATTGTGATGGATG GTTTGAGGGGATCTCATGGAACTCAAATGAAACTCTTCTTGCTTATGTTGCCGAGGAGGCCTCAACCTCCAAGCCTACATTTAATGATTCGGGTTATAAAAAAGGTGGTTCAGCAGATAAGGACTGTGGTAGCTGGAAAGGTCAGGGGGAATGGGAGGAGGACTGGGGAGAAACCTATGCAGGGAAAAGGCAGCCTGCACTTTTTTTGATTGACATTAACAG CGGACAAGTTCAGCCTGTCAAAGGAATTTCAAAGTCCTTGAGCGTTGGCCAAGTTGTCTGGGCTCCATCAACCCAAGGCTTGCATCAGTATTTGGTGTTTGTGGGTTGGTCATCAAATCCAAGAAAGCTTGGCATAAAATACTGCTACAACAGGCCATGTGCACTATATGCAGTTAGAGCACCAGTTTGTGCATCAGAAGCCAATGATTTAGAGATCAA AGAGAGTCCAAACGAAGACTCACCCGTTCTTAACCTAACTCAGAGCAGAAGTAGTGCCTTCTTTCCATCATTCAG CCCAGATGGAAGGTTCCTTGTGTTTCTATCTGGAAGAAGTTCTGTAGATTCGGGTGCACATTCTGCAACAGATTCACTTCACAGAATTGATTGGCCAGTGAATGGACACTTGtcctctttaaaaattattgatgtg ATTCCTATTGTGCAGAGCGCAGAGGATGGTTGCTTCCCCGGGCTTTACTGTTCTAATTTTATTCCTAATCCATGGCTTTCAGATGGATGCACTATGATTGTATCTTCAGCATGGGGCAGCATTCAAGTTATACTTTCTGTGAATGTGTTGAG TGGGGATGTATCACGTATTAGTCCCACAGACTCCAATTTTTCATGGAATCTTCTTACTCTAGATGGAGACAGCATTATTGCCG TGTTTAGCAGTCCAGTAGATGTACCTCAAATCAGGTATGGTTATCTTGTTGATAAGGAAATTAAAAATGCTGCATGGGATTGGTCAGATGTATCAAGCCCGATATTCGGATGCTCTGCGAAG GTTAATTTTTTGCTCTCTTGTCGTCAGTTCACTATATTGAAGATTCCAGTCAAGGATGTTTCTGAATGCCGGACAAAAG GTGCTAGCAAACCTTTCGAAGCTATTTTTGTGTCAAACCAGTCTAAGAAGAATGATGTTTGTGATCCGCTAATAGTTGTGCTTCATGGAGGCCCACATTCTGTCTCATTGTCAGGCTTTGCAAAGTCCTATGCATTTCTGTCTTCACTAGGTTACAGCTTGTTGATTGTAAATTACAG AGGTTCCCTAGGATTTGGCGAGGAAGCTTTGCAGTCTCTTCCAGGGAAAGTGGGTTCACAG GATGTCAATGATGTAATTACAGCAATAAATCATGTGATTGACACGGGTGTTGCTAGCCCCTCCAAAATAGCTGTGATTGGTGGTTCCCATGGTGGCTTTCTCACAACTCACTTAATTGGCCAG GCGCCAGATAAATTTGTGGCTGCAGCTGCGAGAAATCCCGTCTGTAACCTTGCATCAATGGTTGGCATAACAGACATCCCTGATTGGTGCTATGTTGAATCCTATGGAGTTGAGGGGAAAACTAAATTTACGGAAGCACCCTCAGCTGAGGACCTGGCTCTCTTTCACAGCAAATCTCCCATATCACACATCTCAAAG GTGTTTGCCAAAATCAAAGGTGGAGGAAACAGGAAACCTGAAACTTACAACTTTTTCCCTCCTTCTTTCAGTCATATTGGCCGG GTCAAAACACCGACCATTTTTGTTCTAGGTGCTCAGGATCTTCGTGTTCCATTTTCTAATGGGTTGCAA tATGCACGGGCATTGAAAGAGAGAGGCGTTGAGGTCAAAATCCTCATGTTTCCCAATGATGTCCATGCGATTGAAAG ACCCCAATCCGACTACGAAGGCTTCCTTAACATTGCAGTATGGTTCAACAAGTACTGTAAATAA